Part of the Spinacia oleracea cultivar Varoflay chromosome 5, BTI_SOV_V1, whole genome shotgun sequence genome, TAATGATTAAATGTTCTATTTGAcaacaaaaaaatcaattttagatTTCTATCTCATAATAATTCTTTTATATGTTCCTTTGTCAAAAAAATTGGATTTTTGTATGCATTCGAGGGTTGCAGACTTGTGAATATGAAGTTGTCAACTATCTTTTGTTTAGTTGGTCAAAGTTTTAGACAGGGATCGATCTGGTATCTAATACTTGggataaattttttttaaaaaaagtacctgAGGGGTAGCGTCGAGGCGGAGAAAAACAGACTGCCAGAAAGAGTCACCGGTAGAGACATCCTTAACTTGAGCAGGATAAGCCTTCAACCCATGGCAAGCAGCCCTGAATTTGTCAAGTGCATCTTTACCCTTCAAGTTGATTGGCCCTATAACTGTAAGATGAGGATCAAACTTAGGCCCACCAAATTTTGATCGTAGACCGCTCATCAACTTCTTGATCCTCTTCAATGCGTCCTTTGATGGAGTCGCCCATACTGCGTACGCCCCTTCCTCATCAGATCGCTTGGAATTAACCTTATCTTCAGACATTGTCACAATGTTACTTTTTTGGAATGGATTTATAATTTAAGACTTTGGAATTCATATGTTTTTCAgtattttgtttttgtatttataAGCTTAAACCAATTTTATGTTGCATTTGTTTAATATTTTTCGGGGGACAATTACGGTATTGTAAAAAGAGTTGTATATTTACAAGTGGTATGGAATCTATAAAACGTGTAAAGTCGTATTGCAGTTACCGACTAATCATTAAAATCAAGCATTTCATCTCCTTCTTTGGCCTCTTCTTGCAATTAGAATCTAtccatctctattatataaagaaCAGCTGAGGGCGTTTTGGTAactcaacttttcgtgtccccaagcaaaaaagaCGAATGTAGCCTTCACACTTTAGTTGCAACCCAAACCCTTCGGCCTTCCGCGGTTCCGCCTTCGCTCTCCCCTCCCgtttccttctctctcctccctccctGCAACACAAACCCTTTGCTCTCCCTCCCGTGCTCTCCCTCCCGTTcgttttcttctctctcctccatcagATTCTCTCCTTCAATCTTATTCATCTACTACAAAATCAACATGCTCGAAAAAATCCATACAAAAAAAAATCGAGATCTAATTGGTGTGGCGGGTTCCAATTATCTGGGGTAGAAATGGGGAAGAACGAGTTCAGAATCACGCTACATCCCTCTCTCTTAGGTAAAACATTCAATTTCTCTTATTTATTAAATCTTTCgatttcaaatttttaagaTTTGGGGGTTTAATTTTGTTCCAGCTCCATTGATTGATGATTAAGATTTGGCGAATAAATCGAGTTACAGAATCACGATCTTTCTCTCTCAGGTATATCACTCAATTTCTTTACTATTATTGATAGTCGTAGTTGATCAAGGGAATACCGGGATTTGCTAACATTAACTGAGCTGTGTTATAATCCCGTAACAGTGTTATATTACCAACCtgtatttttgtgttaattcttTGTTGTTTAATGccattgtgtttgaattttgattacatttttgtgttaattctttgaatttggttgtttaatgccattgtatttgaattttgattgcatttttgtgttaattcttTCAATTTGGTTGTTTTATGctattgggtttgaattttgatttcatttGTGTGTTGATTCTTTGAATTTGGTTGTTTGAATTGATAGGTTGCTGCCACTGGAGTTATGATTATTGGGGATGATTTATCCAATCTGGTTCTGAGGCTTCGTGGTGGAATTATTGAGCCTTCTCTGATGGCCCTGGCTAGGAAATTCAACCAAGAGAAGATGATATGCCGCAAGTAAGTATTTCGGAATTGATTGACTGCTTGATGCTTTTTCGTTTTAGCAAGCTTTCTATGGTGATTGGCATTGAGATTATCTATTGTGTATAGAGTCCTTTTGCAATCCTCTTCTTACTGTCTTGCAATGAGTATAGTAACTGTTGAGCTTTGACTCAGTCATTTTGGTTGAATCCCATGAAGTCATGAGCATATGTACATTATgtatttggttatcaattgttattgtaTGCCTTGGCCTTGATGTTGCTTCTAAATTTTCtttgacttggattctttcaaTCCCAAACTTGACTGATGCATGATCATGTGGTAATTACTAATTAGTGCTTTCATTAGTGACCAAAATGTCATAGTTGATGATGAGAAACGGAATCAAACTGTAAGTGCATGTTTGGTATGGGAAAATTGAAGATGAGAAACGGAATCAAATAATCCAATCCATTTTTAAGTGTTTGTTAAGATTAAAATGTAACCCATTCCGTTATCCGACGGTAATAGACTCCTCTGAAATGTTACTGTGCACTTCCCTGTGGTAACGCAATCCCTTAACCTCCTCTAACAATAAAAAGATGTGCTTCCATTTATCACAGATGAAAGCTCATCTCAATCTCCCTCCCATCTCTTATCCGTATTTGGAAATTATGAATTTGTTTAACTGTGCTTCGTGCTCTTATCCGAATCGCAGTGGTAACTGATTTTCTGTCCTCCTGATTGTGGTTTTGAGTACTTTGAAAAACCGATCTCAACTTTTGAAAATATtagtaaaacaatttaaaattttatgtctggaaaaaataattcaaaaagATCGCAATCTTATCCGAATCGCATTGGTAATTGATTTTTCTTTCCTCCTCCAGATTGTGGTTTTGATTACTTTGGAAAACAAATCTCAAATTTTGAATGATTATCGTGATGATGTTTTATCCAAAAAAATTCCAGAAGACAGGGAGCAGTTTTTTTACCTAACTACGAGTATTTTACCAGGTATTACTTCGATTCCcccacatatatgtgaactgtATTTTCTTTTACCTAACtacgagtatttttttaatgttcTAATTCAGTCATTgtgtttgttaatttagatttCATTTGATTAAGTTTTTGGAGGTGTTGTTGAACCTTTAGTTGATATATGCAATCGTTTGGGTTACATTGAACCAATCTTTTGAAAGGTGTTGTTGAACCATTATCAATACTTTGACAGGTTCtgttgtaatcccccgtaaatttataaattttattaaatatattttaacgtatattatttatatttaaatagaatttatgaattttagtaataaatatataattaacgtatatttattttatttacgttttaaatattttaacgatttatgaaattaaaagtaattttagaattttacgttgaaaagaattcgaattacgaaaacacgttcgattgaaattagaaatttgGATTCTAACAActtaaatcctactcctagcccaatttggaaaagcccaaaccaaaaaaataaagacaAAACCCAACCAATActccctttctcttttctaattcacgtACAAACCAACTACACCCAAAACCCTCCATCCTCCTTCAACCTCACGCACAACACCAGCAACTCATCCTCTCTCATCGCCGTTTCTCTCCTTCACGTCGGTCTCCTCGCCGTCGGTAAGTCTCCTCCGACCTTCTCCTTCGTCCTTTCCTCCTCCATTGTTCCTCGTTAAGTTCGTTTATCTC contains:
- the LOC110799676 gene encoding cyclic phosphodiesterase, which translates into the protein MSEDKVNSKRSDEEGAYAVWATPSKDALKRIKKLMSGLRSKFGGPKFDPHLTVIGPINLKGKDALDKFRAACHGLKAYPAQVKDVSTGDSFWQSVFLRLDATPQVVGISEHFDAHFGYDRSTPYLPHMSLLYADFTDEEKHEALAEAKKLDDTIDTMSFAIDRLELYITPSDKTLKSWVKVEEYVLCAP